Proteins encoded within one genomic window of Bradyrhizobium sp. AZCC 1719:
- a CDS encoding alkaline phosphatase family protein, producing MTAKTPAKNVLWIMCDQLRYDYLGCTGHPVLRTPNIDAMAKRGVLFSNAYVQSPICGPSRMSFYTGRYMRSHGSHWNGWPLRVGEPTLGDHLKKIGVRNVLVGKTHMAPDLEGLKSLGIPADSIIGVHVSECGFEPYERDDGLHPTGRPRPAYDNYLRQHGYDAPNPWEHWANSGAAEDGSLQNGWLLVHADKAARVPDEHSETPYMTRRAMEFIAEAEDDGRPWCLHLSYIKPHWPYIAPEPYASMYGPQDVQPVIRSQEERANAHPVFAAYMDMRYSRNMSRNEAREKVIPTYMGLIKQIDDQMGVLMQFLEARGLLETTMIVFTSDHGDYLGDHWMGEKDLFHEQSAKIPLIVIDPSPAADATRGTVSDALVEAIDLAPTFIDYFGATPPDHILEGRSLVPLLHGARPADWRKVAFSEYDYAMQDVRVMLNQPIERCRLFMVFDGRWKYIHASGFRPMLYDLETDPQEFVDRGADPACADIVARLQAELFDWALHPKMHISTPNAKIAAYAAQQLQVKNGVLIGIWDEAELGAIREKIGIKP from the coding sequence ATGACAGCCAAAACGCCTGCAAAGAACGTGCTCTGGATCATGTGCGACCAGCTTCGCTACGATTATCTCGGCTGCACCGGCCACCCTGTGCTGAGGACGCCGAACATCGACGCGATGGCCAAGCGCGGCGTGTTGTTCTCCAACGCCTATGTGCAGTCGCCGATCTGCGGGCCGTCGCGGATGTCGTTCTATACCGGCCGCTACATGCGCTCGCACGGCTCGCACTGGAACGGCTGGCCGCTGCGGGTGGGCGAACCGACGCTCGGCGATCACCTGAAGAAGATCGGCGTCCGCAACGTGCTGGTCGGCAAGACGCACATGGCGCCCGACCTCGAAGGGCTGAAGAGCCTCGGCATCCCCGCCGACTCGATCATCGGCGTGCATGTGTCGGAATGCGGGTTCGAGCCTTATGAGCGCGACGACGGCCTGCATCCGACGGGACGGCCGCGCCCGGCCTACGACAATTATCTGCGCCAGCATGGCTATGACGCGCCCAATCCCTGGGAGCACTGGGCCAATTCCGGCGCGGCCGAGGACGGTAGCCTGCAGAACGGCTGGTTATTGGTTCACGCCGACAAGGCCGCGCGGGTGCCGGACGAGCATTCCGAGACGCCCTACATGACGCGTCGCGCGATGGAGTTCATCGCGGAAGCCGAGGACGACGGAAGGCCATGGTGCCTGCATCTGTCCTACATCAAGCCGCACTGGCCCTATATCGCGCCGGAGCCCTACGCCAGCATGTACGGGCCACAGGACGTGCAGCCGGTGATCCGCTCGCAGGAGGAACGCGCCAACGCGCATCCGGTGTTCGCCGCCTATATGGACATGCGCTATTCCCGCAACATGTCGCGCAACGAGGCGCGCGAAAAGGTCATTCCGACCTATATGGGCCTGATCAAGCAGATCGACGACCAGATGGGCGTCTTGATGCAATTCCTCGAAGCGCGCGGCCTGCTCGAGACCACGATGATCGTGTTCACGTCGGACCATGGCGACTATCTCGGCGATCACTGGATGGGCGAGAAGGACCTGTTCCACGAGCAATCGGCGAAAATCCCGCTGATCGTGATCGATCCCTCGCCTGCCGCCGATGCCACGCGCGGCACGGTCAGCGATGCGCTGGTCGAAGCGATCGACCTGGCGCCGACCTTCATCGACTATTTCGGCGCCACGCCGCCGGATCATATCCTGGAGGGACGCTCGCTGGTGCCGCTGCTGCACGGCGCGCGGCCTGCCGATTGGCGCAAGGTGGCGTTCTCCGAATACGACTACGCCATGCAGGACGTCCGCGTGATGCTGAACCAGCCGATCGAGCGCTGCCGGCTGTTCATGGTGTTCGACGGCCGCTGGAAATACATTCACGCGTCCGGATTCCGCCCGATGCTCTACGACCTCGAAACCGATCCGCAGGAATTTGTCGATCGCGGCGCCGATCCCGCCTGCGCCGATATCGTGGCGCGGCTGCAGGCGGAGCTGTTCGATTGGGCGCTGCACCCGAAGATGCACATCTCCACGCCGAACGCGAAGATCGCCGCCTATGCCGCCCAGCAACTGCAGGTAAAGAACGGCGTGCTGATCGGCATCTGGGACGAGGCCGAGCTCGGCGCCATCAGAGAGAAGATCGGGATCAAGCCATAA
- the rlmB gene encoding 23S rRNA (guanosine(2251)-2'-O)-methyltransferase RlmB: protein MSDRDRKPPFRRGGGKPFEKGRKFARPPGRRDRETSSDGPAILYGWHTVSAALANPERRIRKLLLTENAARRLADENIDTRVAPEIVRPNAIDQRLGPDAVHQGLLAEADPLPSPDIDTLPQDGIVLVLDQITDPHNVGAIMRSAAAFAVKAIVTTARHSPEATGVLAKSASGALELVPLVTVQNLARALTELNDRGFLTVGLDSEGTEDLAAVPLQQPLALVLGAEGKGLRQLTRETCRAVARLDMPGEIKSLNVSNAAVLALYIGASRLGLMK, encoded by the coding sequence ATGAGCGATCGCGACCGAAAACCGCCGTTCCGCCGCGGCGGCGGCAAACCCTTCGAAAAAGGGCGGAAATTCGCCCGTCCGCCGGGCCGGCGCGACCGGGAAACAAGCTCCGACGGGCCGGCGATTCTCTATGGCTGGCACACGGTCTCGGCTGCGCTAGCCAACCCGGAACGGCGGATCCGAAAGCTGTTGCTGACCGAAAACGCCGCCCGGCGGCTGGCGGACGAGAATATCGATACCCGCGTTGCCCCGGAAATCGTGCGGCCGAACGCGATCGACCAGCGGCTCGGTCCGGACGCCGTGCACCAGGGGCTGTTGGCGGAGGCCGATCCCCTGCCCTCGCCCGATATCGATACGCTGCCGCAGGATGGCATCGTGCTGGTGCTCGACCAGATCACCGATCCGCACAATGTCGGCGCCATCATGCGCTCGGCGGCGGCCTTTGCGGTGAAAGCGATCGTCACCACCGCCCGCCACAGCCCGGAGGCCACCGGCGTGCTGGCGAAATCCGCCTCCGGCGCGCTGGAGCTGGTGCCGCTGGTCACGGTGCAAAATCTCGCCCGCGCGCTCACCGAACTGAACGACCGCGGCTTCTTGACGGTCGGGCTCGACAGCGAGGGGACCGAGGACCTCGCCGCCGTACCCTTGCAGCAACCGCTGGCGCTGGTGCTGGGCGCCGAGGGCAAGGGCCTGCGGCAACTGACCCGCGAAACCTGCCGCGCCGTGGCGCGGCTCGACATGCCCGGCGAGATCAAGAGCCTGAACGTGTCGAACGCCGCGGTGCTCGCGCTCTATATCGGCGCGAGCCGTCTCGGACTGATGAAATGA
- the hsdR gene encoding EcoAI/FtnUII family type I restriction enzme subunit R, which produces MDKRSLSERDICTKFITPALREAGWDEMLQIREEVGFTKGRIIVRGKLVTRGKAKRADYILYYKPNIPLALIEAKDNSHSVGDGMQQALDYAATLDIPYVFTSNGDGFVFHDRTGGSTPREANLGLAAFPSPADLWARYRVWKGLDAEAERIVLQDYFDDGSGKVPRYYQVNAVNAAIEAIAKGRDRALLVMATGTGKTYTAFQIIWRLWKAGRKKRILFLADRNVLIDQTMVNDFRPFGAVMAKLSTNAKTIERQDGTTVDLPLALDKKRRIDTAFEVYLGLYQAITGPEERQKLYREFSPGFFDLIVIDECHRGSAAEDSAWREILTHFSGATQIGLTATPKETEYVSNTDYFGEPVFTYSLKQGISDGFLAPYKVIKVHIDRDVEGYRPELGQLDRNGNEVEDRIYNAKDFDRNIVLDDRTVLIAKKITEFLKESGDRFQKTIVFCVDEEHAARMRQALVNENADVVAENQRYVMRITGSDKEGQDQLGNFIDPESRYPVLVTTSRLLSTGVDAQTCRLIVLDRAVGSMTEFKQIVGRGTRVHEDTKKFFFTLIDFRGATSHFADPDFDGDPVQIYEPGDCDPVAPPDKAPEDDDAIPPTLGEDEILVDQPGLSLPLHDGDGQKVYVDGVSARIVAERVEYLDENGKLVTESLRDFTKTALKKRFASLDDFLKRWRSTERKQAIIEELETEGLALDTIAEELGKNLDPFDLICHVAFDKKPLTRRERADNVKKRDVFTKYGPQARAVLNALLDKYRDDGVLNLDDTNVLKVTPFTTMGSVVQLINAFGGREGFEQAVHEMQDAIYQESA; this is translated from the coding sequence ATGGACAAACGCTCATTAAGCGAACGAGATATCTGCACGAAGTTCATTACGCCTGCGCTACGCGAAGCAGGGTGGGACGAAATGCTGCAAATTCGCGAGGAGGTCGGCTTTACCAAAGGCCGCATTATCGTGCGCGGCAAACTGGTCACGCGTGGGAAGGCCAAGCGCGCTGATTATATCCTCTACTACAAGCCGAACATCCCGCTGGCGCTGATCGAGGCCAAGGATAATTCTCACAGCGTCGGCGACGGCATGCAGCAGGCGCTGGACTACGCTGCCACGCTCGATATCCCCTACGTGTTCACCTCGAACGGTGACGGATTTGTTTTCCACGACCGCACCGGCGGAAGCACGCCGCGCGAGGCGAATCTTGGTCTCGCAGCCTTCCCGTCGCCGGCCGATCTGTGGGCGCGCTATCGTGTCTGGAAGGGCCTGGACGCTGAAGCCGAACGGATTGTGCTTCAGGACTATTTCGACGACGGCAGTGGCAAGGTTCCGCGCTATTATCAGGTTAACGCCGTCAACGCCGCGATCGAAGCCATCGCCAAGGGCCGCGACCGCGCGCTGCTGGTCATGGCGACCGGCACCGGCAAGACCTATACGGCGTTCCAGATCATCTGGCGGCTGTGGAAGGCAGGGCGCAAGAAGCGCATCCTGTTCCTCGCCGACAGAAACGTACTGATCGACCAGACGATGGTGAATGATTTCCGCCCGTTCGGCGCGGTAATGGCGAAACTATCGACTAACGCAAAGACCATCGAGCGGCAGGACGGCACGACCGTCGATCTACCGCTGGCGCTCGATAAGAAGCGGCGTATTGACACCGCTTTCGAGGTCTATCTCGGGCTCTATCAGGCGATCACGGGGCCGGAGGAGCGTCAGAAGCTCTATCGTGAGTTCTCGCCCGGCTTCTTTGACCTGATCGTGATCGACGAATGTCATCGTGGCAGCGCGGCCGAGGATTCGGCCTGGCGGGAAATCCTCACGCACTTTTCCGGCGCGACACAGATCGGCCTCACCGCCACGCCGAAGGAAACCGAATACGTCTCCAACACCGACTATTTCGGCGAGCCGGTCTTTACCTATTCGTTGAAGCAGGGGATCAGCGATGGTTTCCTCGCACCCTACAAGGTCATCAAAGTTCACATCGATCGTGACGTGGAAGGCTATCGCCCCGAACTCGGTCAGCTCGACCGAAACGGAAACGAGGTCGAAGACCGCATCTACAACGCCAAGGATTTCGACCGGAACATCGTGCTCGATGATCGCACGGTGCTGATTGCCAAGAAGATCACCGAGTTCCTCAAGGAAAGCGGCGACCGCTTCCAGAAGACCATCGTGTTCTGTGTCGATGAGGAGCACGCGGCGCGTATGCGGCAGGCGCTCGTCAACGAAAACGCCGATGTGGTCGCTGAGAACCAACGCTACGTCATGCGCATTACCGGCAGCGACAAGGAAGGCCAGGACCAACTCGGTAACTTTATTGATCCGGAATCGAGATATCCCGTACTGGTGACGACCTCGCGACTTCTTTCGACCGGCGTTGATGCGCAGACTTGTCGGCTGATCGTACTGGATCGCGCAGTCGGCTCGATGACCGAGTTCAAGCAGATCGTCGGGCGCGGCACCCGTGTTCACGAGGACACGAAGAAGTTCTTCTTCACGTTGATCGATTTTCGCGGCGCGACTAGCCATTTTGCCGATCCGGATTTCGACGGCGATCCGGTGCAGATTTACGAGCCGGGTGACTGCGATCCGGTCGCCCCGCCCGACAAAGCGCCGGAGGACGATGATGCTATCCCGCCAACCCTGGGCGAGGACGAAATCTTGGTCGATCAACCGGGCTTGTCGCTGCCGCTTCATGATGGTGACGGACAAAAGGTTTATGTCGATGGCGTTAGCGCCCGCATCGTTGCCGAGCGCGTGGAATACCTCGACGAAAATGGCAAACTTGTCACCGAATCACTGCGTGATTTCACCAAGACGGCACTGAAGAAGCGCTTCGCCAGCCTCGACGATTTCCTAAAACGCTGGAGATCGACCGAACGCAAGCAGGCGATAATCGAGGAGCTGGAAACTGAAGGTCTCGCGCTCGACACGATTGCAGAGGAGCTCGGTAAGAACCTTGATCCCTTTGATCTGATTTGCCATGTCGCGTTTGACAAGAAACCGCTGACGCGGCGCGAACGGGCCGACAATGTCAAGAAGCGTGATGTTTTCACAAAATACGGCCCACAAGCGCGTGCCGTGCTCAATGCTTTGCTCGACAAGTATCGGGACGACGGAGTGCTTAATCTCGATGACACTAACGTGCTGAAGGTGACGCCATTCACCACGATGGGCAGCGTCGTCCAACTCATCAACGCGTTCGGCGGCAGGGAAGGCTTCGAGCAAGCCGTCCACGAGATGCAAGATGCGATTTATCAGGAAAGCGCTTAG
- a CDS encoding 8-oxoguanine DNA glycosylase OGG fold protein: MPIAALNEQIVFVRLELSPAEIPGLRERHAKKYPGAAALEQRGAALIRAGVQVVEAREFVEAVVRWGRGQRFVGRLLNQNTAEQIASALQESSALLKIGQAAAAVSRLQQLRYLGQSFASKIARFMNPAVAVILDEVIRGALGYRENRDGYQEFLDDCRASLALLAPHHSQLRVCDVEAAVFAKIQDY; the protein is encoded by the coding sequence ATGCCTATTGCTGCACTCAATGAGCAGATTGTTTTTGTACGTCTTGAATTGTCGCCTGCTGAGATTCCGGGGCTACGGGAAAGGCACGCCAAGAAATATCCCGGTGCGGCTGCACTCGAACAACGTGGTGCCGCACTCATCAGAGCGGGCGTTCAGGTCGTCGAAGCTAGGGAGTTCGTCGAGGCCGTGGTTCGTTGGGGACGCGGACAACGTTTTGTTGGGCGGCTGCTGAACCAAAACACGGCCGAGCAAATTGCGAGTGCCCTCCAAGAATCAAGTGCTCTTTTGAAGATCGGGCAGGCGGCCGCCGCAGTCTCTCGGCTTCAACAGCTGAGATACCTCGGGCAGTCATTTGCTTCGAAGATCGCACGGTTTATGAATCCCGCCGTCGCGGTCATTCTTGATGAGGTGATTCGCGGGGCGCTAGGCTACCGAGAAAATCGAGACGGCTACCAAGAGTTCCTCGACGATTGCCGGGCCAGTCTGGCACTGCTAGCACCCCATCATTCTCAGCTTCGGGTTTGCGACGTTGAGGCCGCTGTCTTTGCGAAAATCCAGGATTACTGA
- a CDS encoding type I restriction-modification system subunit M: MIVRTTVKSIQDIMRQDVGVDGDAQRISQLTWLFFLKIIDDQDQELDLTKDGYRSPIPKKFQWRNWAADPEGITGQALLDFVNDELFPALKDLKPTGKPGDRRRVVRDVFEDAYNYMKSGHLIRQVINKISQIDFNNLDERRHFGEFYEQLLNDLQSAGNAGEYYTPRAVTAFMVDRIDPHPGEILFDPACGTGGFLSCAIRHMENNGYVKTPKQREKMEDALRAVEKKQLPHMLCVTNMLLHGIEDPSFVRHDNTLARPLISWSKDERVDIVVTNPPFGGREEDGIENNFPTFRTKETADLFLALIVRLLKPSGRAAVVLPDGTLFGEGIKTRLKDHLMEECNLHTIVRLPNSVFKPYASIGTNLLFFEKGTPTKEIWFFEHRVPEGQKAYSMTKPIQLQHFQECINWWGGKDRKGREETPQAWRVTAEEVKARGYNLDIKNPHAVADDHGDPKTLLADLVRAETETAGLRDQLKAILAEALAR; this comes from the coding sequence ATGATCGTTCGTACCACCGTCAAATCGATTCAGGATATCATGCGCCAAGACGTGGGCGTCGATGGCGATGCACAGCGCATCAGCCAGCTCACCTGGCTGTTCTTTCTCAAGATCATCGACGATCAGGATCAAGAACTCGACCTAACTAAGGATGGCTATCGCTCGCCGATTCCGAAGAAATTCCAATGGCGCAATTGGGCGGCGGACCCCGAGGGCATCACCGGGCAGGCGTTGCTCGATTTCGTCAATGACGAGCTGTTCCCTGCGCTGAAGGATCTGAAGCCCACCGGCAAACCCGGAGACCGTCGCCGCGTAGTGCGCGACGTGTTTGAGGATGCTTACAACTACATGAAATCTGGTCACCTTATCCGGCAGGTGATCAACAAGATTAGTCAGATCGATTTCAACAACCTCGACGAGCGGCGGCACTTCGGCGAGTTCTACGAACAACTGCTCAACGATCTGCAATCGGCTGGCAATGCGGGCGAATATTACACGCCCCGCGCCGTCACCGCCTTCATGGTTGACCGCATCGACCCGCATCCGGGAGAAATCCTGTTCGATCCCGCCTGCGGCACGGGCGGCTTCCTGTCCTGCGCGATCCGCCACATGGAGAACAACGGTTACGTCAAGACGCCGAAGCAGCGCGAGAAAATGGAAGATGCTTTGCGCGCAGTAGAAAAGAAGCAGCTCCCGCACATGCTCTGCGTCACCAACATGCTGCTGCACGGCATCGAGGACCCAAGCTTCGTGCGCCACGACAACACGCTGGCCCGGCCGCTTATTTCGTGGAGCAAGGACGAGCGCGTCGATATCGTCGTGACCAACCCGCCCTTCGGGGGTCGCGAGGAAGATGGCATTGAGAACAATTTTCCGACTTTCCGCACTAAGGAAACGGCGGATTTGTTCCTCGCGCTCATCGTGCGCCTATTGAAGCCGAGCGGGCGCGCAGCCGTGGTGCTGCCCGATGGCACGCTGTTCGGAGAGGGCATCAAGACGCGACTCAAGGATCATCTGATGGAGGAGTGTAACCTCCACACTATCGTCCGCCTGCCCAATTCCGTGTTCAAACCCTATGCCTCGATCGGCACCAATCTTCTTTTCTTCGAGAAGGGCACGCCCACTAAGGAAATCTGGTTCTTCGAACATCGCGTGCCTGAGGGGCAGAAAGCCTATTCGATGACCAAGCCGATCCAACTCCAGCATTTTCAAGAGTGCATCAACTGGTGGGGCGGCAAGGATCGGAAAGGTCGAGAGGAGACGCCGCAGGCGTGGCGTGTCACCGCTGAGGAGGTAAAGGCGCGCGGCTACAATCTCGACATCAAGAACCCGCACGCGGTGGCCGACGATCACGGCGACCCGAAAACCCTGCTGGCCGATCTGGTACGCGCCGAGACCGAGACGGCAGGCTTACGTGACCAATTGAAGGCGATCCTCGCCGAGGCGCTCGCGCGATGA
- a CDS encoding restriction endonuclease subunit S: MNAERLLTHYEQIADAPDAIARLRRFILDLAVRGKLVPQDPTDEPASELLKRIAEEKARLDRKERTKREPKNFNGGDEPIQMPKGWALAPLADLVTVLNGRAYKQNELLSAGTPVLRVGNLFTSDKWYYSTLQLDEDKYCAKGDLIFAWSASFGPFIWDGEKVIYHYHIWKLPLHSESDLNKRYLYNFLLQKTREIKEAGHGISMVHMTKEKMEKLVVPVPPLAEQHRIVAKVDELMALCDRLEAARESREAVRDRFAAATFARLDAPYPEIVQADARFALDALPALTARADQIKQLRQTIRNLAVRGKLVPQDANDEPASVQYDAPELEGRLDTEIPPNWRWVRVEDVAEARLGKMLDKAKNKGRPYPYLRNTNVHWFDIRLDDLKTIPLDDAEFEEYQLKRGDVLICEGGHGIGRTAVWGGGFENLVFQKALHRVRPSAHLDSRFFANCCSVYFDAGIMQTYFTGVGIPHFTGKALAKLVFPLPPIAEQRRIVAKVDALMALCERLEASLTATVVTRRCLLDALLAEALTPAEDRELEAAE; the protein is encoded by the coding sequence ATGAATGCTGAACGCTTGCTGACACACTACGAGCAGATCGCCGACGCGCCCGACGCGATTGCCCGCCTGCGCCGCTTCATTCTCGATCTGGCCGTACGCGGCAAACTCGTGCCGCAAGACCCGACCGACGAACCGGCGTCGGAACTGCTGAAGAGGATCGCGGAGGAGAAAGCGCGACTGGATCGGAAGGAGCGTACCAAACGAGAGCCGAAAAACTTCAATGGCGGTGACGAGCCCATCCAAATGCCGAAAGGTTGGGCGTTGGCCCCTCTGGCCGATCTAGTCACAGTACTAAATGGTCGTGCTTACAAACAGAACGAACTGTTGAGCGCAGGAACACCAGTTCTGCGGGTAGGCAATCTTTTTACGTCCGACAAATGGTATTATTCGACGTTGCAACTCGACGAAGACAAGTATTGCGCAAAGGGCGATCTTATTTTCGCTTGGTCAGCTTCGTTTGGTCCGTTCATTTGGGACGGTGAGAAGGTGATCTATCACTATCACATTTGGAAGCTTCCGCTTCACAGCGAATCCGACCTCAACAAGCGGTATCTCTACAATTTTCTTCTCCAGAAGACTCGCGAGATCAAAGAAGCCGGGCACGGCATTTCAATGGTCCATATGACCAAGGAGAAGATGGAGAAACTCGTAGTTCCCGTCCCACCCCTCGCCGAACAGCACCGCATCGTCGCCAAAGTCGATGAGTTGATGGCCTTGTGCGACCGGCTCGAGGCGGCGCGGGAAAGCCGGGAGGCTGTACGCGACCGGTTCGCAGCGGCGACATTTGCTCGACTCGACGCGCCCTATCCCGAGATCGTTCAGGCAGACGCCCGCTTTGCGCTCGACGCTCTCCCGGCGCTCACCGCTCGCGCCGACCAGATCAAGCAATTGCGCCAGACCATCCGCAACCTTGCCGTCCGCGGCAAGCTGGTACCGCAAGATGCGAACGACGAACCGGCGTCGGTGCAATACGATGCTCCAGAGCTTGAAGGTCGACTGGATACTGAAATCCCGCCCAACTGGCGATGGGTTCGAGTTGAAGATGTAGCGGAGGCCCGACTTGGGAAGATGCTCGACAAAGCCAAGAACAAAGGACGACCATACCCGTATCTGCGTAATACGAATGTCCATTGGTTCGACATTCGGCTCGATGACCTGAAAACCATTCCACTCGATGATGCCGAATTTGAAGAGTACCAGCTGAAGAGAGGCGACGTTCTGATTTGCGAGGGCGGACACGGGATCGGGCGAACAGCGGTTTGGGGTGGCGGCTTCGAGAATCTGGTTTTCCAGAAGGCGCTACACCGGGTAAGGCCGAGCGCGCATCTTGATTCCCGTTTCTTTGCAAATTGCTGCTCCGTGTATTTCGACGCCGGAATCATGCAAACGTACTTCACGGGCGTCGGTATTCCGCACTTCACCGGAAAAGCGCTTGCCAAATTGGTATTCCCCCTTCCACCAATCGCCGAGCAGCGTCGCATCGTCGCTAAGGTCGATGCGCTGATGGCGCTTTGTGAACGGCTAGAGGCGAGCCTCACCGCCACCGTCGTCACCCGTCGTTGCCTGCTCGACGCGCTGCTGGCCGAAGCGCTGACGCCGGCTGAGGATCGCGAACTGGAGGCGGCGGAATGA
- a CDS encoding RNA-directed DNA polymerase gives MSAKTKSERLRRLVSHGYFAPELPPCFVSEDLARSRRSILAGIDALPPNRRGKPDHYAFVSEPAWFYFPRFGKEDRRHGVPNPVAHLLLSRVLADNYVDLRRIARASNVTLSPPVFDWSGSRALMRPSVELRDHFRVNLSSRREEYAAADIRAFFHSIYTHAIPWAIHGKDFAKKNRRTEHYGNLIDLLCRNAQDGQTIGLPVGPDTSRLVAEVVASGVDVFLQQRLRIGKRDASRYIDDYTLSSPEGASGEELLAALRQSVAAFELELNNEKSAIYPTSHRQNMGWQQAVLAHLPRPAPPGSRIEASALQHFLYQLAHVCAANPEMNVEKFGLQHARSALVNADDWKPLQFSLINAYRRNPSLVSLLVEACLLRQVARGDVQIETLAEFIEYRIPVLARANRTGEIIWLLFLMLRLDLRISAHRLAPLFSIENAFVALLVVCLGARGFVKGNIDRTLWDRSLTSDGLRSPMWLYAYEAVSQGFLPGVNDGFIVHDSYFALLRAKRVQFLDISRGYASIATILRSLRNQNERVRRMREAIEEVDFDDLDHLDEGEEEEDIVGMTDIY, from the coding sequence ATGAGTGCCAAAACCAAATCCGAGCGTCTTAGGCGTCTTGTCTCGCATGGCTATTTTGCGCCCGAACTACCACCGTGCTTTGTCTCTGAAGATCTCGCTAGGTCTCGCAGGTCGATCCTCGCCGGGATCGATGCCCTGCCACCCAACCGGCGGGGAAAGCCAGACCATTACGCGTTCGTCTCCGAACCGGCGTGGTTCTATTTCCCGCGCTTCGGGAAAGAGGATCGCCGGCATGGCGTGCCGAATCCCGTCGCCCACCTGCTGCTTTCGAGAGTCTTGGCAGACAACTATGTTGACCTGCGGCGTATCGCCCGCGCGTCCAACGTTACGCTTTCACCTCCCGTCTTCGACTGGTCAGGATCACGGGCCCTAATGCGCCCAAGCGTTGAGCTTAGGGACCACTTCCGTGTCAATCTCTCGTCGCGCCGAGAGGAATATGCCGCCGCGGACATCCGAGCCTTTTTTCACTCAATTTACACCCATGCCATCCCTTGGGCCATCCACGGCAAGGATTTCGCCAAAAAGAACCGCCGCACGGAACACTATGGGAATTTGATCGACCTCCTGTGCCGCAACGCTCAGGACGGTCAAACTATTGGGCTGCCGGTCGGCCCAGATACGTCGCGGCTCGTCGCCGAGGTAGTGGCGTCGGGGGTCGATGTTTTTCTCCAGCAGCGCTTGAGGATCGGAAAACGTGACGCTTCCCGCTACATCGATGATTACACGCTCAGCAGCCCCGAAGGGGCCAGCGGCGAAGAATTGTTGGCCGCACTGCGTCAATCAGTGGCCGCTTTCGAGCTTGAGCTAAACAACGAGAAGTCCGCGATCTACCCGACATCGCATCGTCAGAATATGGGCTGGCAGCAAGCCGTTCTCGCACACCTGCCGCGCCCAGCCCCACCGGGCAGTCGGATTGAGGCAAGCGCGCTACAGCATTTCCTCTATCAGCTCGCCCATGTATGCGCCGCTAACCCGGAAATGAATGTGGAGAAGTTCGGACTCCAACACGCGCGTTCGGCCCTAGTCAATGCAGATGATTGGAAACCGCTCCAATTCAGCCTGATTAATGCCTACCGTCGAAATCCAAGTCTGGTCTCGCTCTTGGTGGAAGCGTGCCTGCTGCGACAAGTGGCCCGCGGGGACGTGCAGATTGAGACCCTCGCGGAGTTTATCGAGTACCGAATCCCCGTCTTGGCGCGCGCCAACCGCACCGGCGAGATCATCTGGCTTCTTTTCCTGATGCTCCGCCTCGACCTGCGCATTTCGGCCCACCGGTTGGCGCCGCTATTCTCAATCGAGAACGCCTTTGTCGCACTTCTCGTCGTCTGCCTCGGCGCTCGGGGCTTTGTGAAGGGGAATATCGACCGCACTCTTTGGGACAGATCGCTGACATCGGATGGCTTGCGCAGCCCTATGTGGCTCTACGCCTACGAGGCCGTCAGCCAAGGGTTTCTTCCCGGAGTCAATGATGGCTTTATCGTCCACGATTCATACTTCGCGCTCCTGCGGGCCAAGCGCGTACAGTTCCTGGACATCTCGCGGGGCTATGCCTCCATCGCCACGATATTGCGCAGCCTGCGAAATCAGAACGAACGGGTGAGGCGCATGCGCGAAGCAATCGAGGAGGTTGATTTCGACGATCTAGACCACCTGGATGAGGGCGAAGAGGAGGAGGACATCGTCGGAATGACTGACATTTACTGA